The Scleropages formosus chromosome 11, fSclFor1.1, whole genome shotgun sequence genome window below encodes:
- the LOC114911865 gene encoding butyrophilin subfamily 1 member A1-like, giving the protein MTINWSGCLCLTLLLLRQTTVSTLERFEVLGPAQPIVAVAGEDVVLPCYLKPNISAVDLSVEWFRVQTGNPLVHLYRDHEDRYEKQIPSYRGRTSLFLEELKKGNTSLKLFGVRGSDDGPYKCFVQSQQWQDDSWINLRIKAVGTQPVISIEGYKEGGISLVCESKGWYPQPQVVWMDSEGHNLTAGHTEMHRDSMDHYIVRRRVIVQETETNRFTCRVRQQQMNEMKETITDIPGEMFHRAHPWKVTFAVVFILAAVAYTGQLKEQHVQLQEQHGLITSQLKLVKAQRYAVDVTLDPDTAHPELILSEDRKQVRNGDTWQDLPDNPERFNWWSCILGKEGFSSGKHYWEVQVGNKTYWRLGVASESINRKGYFPLDTNNGLWSIWLQNGNKYEAFTDPPVLLHLSVKPQKVGVFVDYEEGEVSFYSVEDKSHIYTFTGYKFTEKLCPFFCPGFWYRSENSAPLIISSVSDID; this is encoded by the exons ATGACGATCAATTGGTCTGGATGTCTCTGTTTGACTCTCCTCCTTCTTCGGCAGACTACTGTCTCCACATTGG agaggtttgaggttcttggtccagCTCAGCCTATAgttgctgtagctggtgaagatgttgttctgccctgttacctcaaacccaacatcagtgctgtggacctgaGTGTTGAGTGGTTCAGAGTTCAGACCGGTAACCCACTTGTACATCTTTATCGGGATCATGAGGACAGATATGAGAAGCAGATCCCATCCTACAGGGGAAGAACATCGTTGTTCCTTGAAGAACTGAAGAAGGGAAACACTTCATTAAAACTCTTTGGTGTTAGAGGCTCTGATGATGGACCATATAAATGCTTTGTTCAGTCTCAACAATGGCAAGATGATTCATGGATTAACCTGCGTATTAAAG CTGTAGGAACCCAACCAGTGATCTCCATTGAAGGATATAAAGAAGGAGGAatcagtctggtgtgtgaatctaaaggctggtaccctcagcctcaagtggtctggatggacagtgaaggacacaacctcacagctggacacacagagaTGCACAGAGACAGTATGGATCACTATATTGTGAGACGACGTGTTATTGTACAGGAGACAGAGACCAACAGGTTCACTTGTCGAGTTCGACAGCAGcagatgaatgaaatgaaagagacaataactgacatccctg GTGAGATGTTCCATCGTGCCCATCCTTGGAAGGTGACCTTTGCTGTGGTCTTCATTCTGGCTGCTGTTG cataTACAGGTCAGCTCAAAGaacagcatg TTCAGCTCCAGGAACAGCATG GACTGATCACCAGTCAACTGA aacttGTAAAGGCACAAAGATATGCAG ttgatgtgactctggaccctgaTACAGCACATCCTGAACTCAtcctgtctgaggacaggaaacaagtgAGGAATGGAGACACATGGCAGGATCTCCCTGACAACCCAGAGAGGTTTAATTGGTGGTCCTGTATCCTGGGAAAAGAGGGGTTTTCTTCAGGGAAACATTACTGGGAGGTGCAAGTTGGGAACAAGACTTACTGGAGACTAGGAGTGGCCAGTGAATCCATCAACAGGAAAGGGTATTTTCCGCTGGATACTAATAATGGTCTCTGGTCTATCTGGCTGCAGAATGGAAATAAGTATGAGGCTTTCACTGACCCCCCTGTGTTGCTCCACCTGAGTGTGAAGCCCCAGAAGGTGGGGGTGTTtgtggactatgaggagggtGAGGTCTCTTTTTACAGTGTGGAGGACAAGTCTCATATCTACACTTTCACGGgatataaattcactgagaaactCTGTCCATTCTTCTGCCCAGGCTTCTGGTATCGCAGTGAGAACTCAGCCCCACTGATCATATCTTCTGTCAGTGACATAGACTGA